In Candidatus Aminicenantes bacterium, the following proteins share a genomic window:
- a CDS encoding DUF3795 domain-containing protein — protein MNVKKEYLSPCGMYCSVCAVRAADRDDDRELKEKLAPIFGIKPEQVACDGCRSEKAFPFALACAIRACANEKRLEACHQCGDFPCNHVSAFPFEISRQAMLAAMPRWKELGTEQWVKETEKRFTCPHCGALLHRYAQQCNHCQKPFA, from the coding sequence ATGAATGTAAAAAAGGAATATCTGTCGCCCTGTGGAATGTATTGCAGCGTGTGCGCGGTCCGGGCGGCGGATCGCGACGATGATCGGGAACTCAAGGAAAAGCTGGCCCCGATCTTCGGAATAAAACCCGAGCAGGTGGCCTGTGACGGTTGCCGGTCCGAAAAAGCGTTTCCATTTGCTCTGGCGTGCGCCATCAGGGCGTGCGCAAACGAAAAGCGTCTCGAAGCCTGCCATCAGTGCGGAGATTTCCCATGCAATCATGTCAGCGCTTTCCCGTTCGAGATTTCGCGGCAGGCGATGCTGGCCGCCATGCCGCGCTGGAAGGAATTGGGGACCGAGCAATGGGTCAAGGAAACGGAGAAACGTTTTACGTGCCCCCATTGCGGGGCGCTCCTGCACCGCTATGCCCAGCAGTGCAACCACTGTCAAAAGCCGTTCGCTTGA